A single genomic interval of Candidatus Nomurabacteria bacterium harbors:
- a CDS encoding Type 1 glutamine amidotransferase-like domain-containing protein: MKLLLTSSGLTNNSIANALFELTGKKPEETTVVFIPTASNVESGDKDWLITDLVNLKKQNFKSIEITDISAVDEKIWKPSLERADVLFFEGGNTYHLMRWLNKSGLSEMLSDLFKDKVYVGVSAGSMVTNPDLALKLSQVIYEEDMLETEELKGLNFVDFYFLPHLNSEWFKKMRRENIEKVGQEISKTIYALDDDSALKIIDNKIEVISEGEWFVINEKE, from the coding sequence ATGAAACTACTATTAACATCAAGCGGACTAACAAACAATTCAATTGCCAATGCTTTGTTTGAATTAACTGGAAAGAAACCAGAAGAAACAACAGTTGTTTTTATTCCTACTGCAAGCAATGTTGAATCGGGCGATAAAGATTGGCTAATTACTGATTTAGTGAATTTGAAAAAACAAAATTTCAAATCAATTGAAATTACTGATATTTCAGCTGTTGATGAAAAAATATGGAAACCGAGTTTAGAAAGAGCTGATGTTTTGTTTTTTGAAGGAGGAAATACTTATCATCTAATGAGATGGCTAAATAAATCAGGTTTATCTGAAATGTTGTCTGATTTATTTAAAGATAAAGTTTATGTTGGTGTTTCTGCTGGAAGTATGGTTACTAATCCTGATTTAGCATTGAAATTATCCCAAGTGATTTATGAAGAAGATATGCTTGAAACTGAAGAATTAAAAGGTTTAAACTTTGTAGATTTTTATTTCTTGCCACATTTGAATTCTGAATGGTTTAAAAAAATGAGAAGAGAAAATATAGAAAAAGTTGGTCAAGAAATAAGCAAAACAATTTATGCACTTGATGATGATTCTGCATTAAAGATTATTGACAACAAAATTGAAGTGATTAGTGAAGGAGAATGGTTTGTTATTAATGAAAAAGAATAA
- a CDS encoding nucleoside deaminase: MVQEITQFDKQCLESAISIARETFKLGNYPVGAVLAINNKTLGVAGNEINKQKSFVNHAENSLIIKYGKELAEVRKDNSKIVSLYSTLEPCIQCLGASVTNHVDRILFIEPDPNGGACDLKHDNIGLWYREFWPEIKHCAISDEPKQLMIKFFKEEITKGNTDWSEKMLKLLGAA, encoded by the coding sequence ATGGTGCAAGAAATAACACAATTCGATAAACAATGCTTGGAGTCGGCCATCAGTATTGCTAGAGAAACTTTCAAGCTTGGGAACTATCCTGTGGGGGCTGTTTTGGCTATCAATAATAAAACGCTTGGCGTCGCTGGCAACGAAATCAATAAACAAAAATCCTTTGTGAATCATGCCGAAAATTCTCTAATAATTAAGTACGGCAAAGAGCTGGCGGAAGTTCGTAAGGATAATTCAAAAATTGTCTCTCTATACAGTACGCTTGAACCTTGTATTCAATGCTTGGGAGCTTCTGTTACAAATCACGTAGACAGGATTTTGTTTATTGAACCTGATCCAAATGGCGGTGCTTGCGACTTAAAACATGATAATATCGGATTATGGTATCGTGAATTTTGGCCAGAAATTAAGCACTGTGCAATATCGGATGAGCCAAAACAGCTGATGATAAAATTTTTCAAGGAGGAAATAACAAAGGGCAATACTGATTGGTCTGAGAAAATGTTGAAACTGCTAGGAGCCGCTTAA
- a CDS encoding class I SAM-dependent methyltransferase, which produces MANKTTKLTKKNYKKDALYEWNRLAQDPFHKIEFDTSIKFLKKYLPKSGVILDAGGGPGRYSIELAKMGYDVVLLDLVTEHLELAREQIKKAKVQTKIKDIVEGSITDLSEFENNSFDVVLCLGGPLSHVSPESERLKAIDELIRVAKKGALIFVSVMSKYGVLLATPLGWPQEVVYKKHFEGLVSDGEDYKWRGDGYCHYFTSSELESIFTKKDVQILEKVGLEGLNVNPEATNKFAKKYPKAWKNWLAIHNKICTDPIIVDLSGHMMIIVKKK; this is translated from the coding sequence ATGGCAAACAAGACTACAAAACTAACCAAAAAGAATTACAAAAAAGATGCTCTTTATGAATGGAATAGATTAGCACAAGACCCCTTTCATAAAATAGAATTTGACACATCAATAAAATTCCTAAAAAAATATCTTCCAAAATCTGGAGTAATTCTTGACGCAGGTGGTGGTCCCGGAAGATACTCAATTGAATTGGCAAAAATGGGATATGATGTTGTTCTTCTGGATTTGGTCACAGAACACCTAGAACTTGCTAGGGAACAAATTAAAAAAGCAAAGGTACAAACAAAAATTAAAGATATTGTAGAGGGGTCTATTACAGACTTATCTGAATTTGAAAATAATTCTTTTGATGTAGTATTGTGCTTGGGCGGACCACTCTCTCATGTCAGCCCAGAATCCGAAAGACTAAAAGCAATTGACGAATTAATTAGAGTCGCAAAAAAGGGTGCTTTAATTTTTGTTTCAGTAATGAGCAAGTATGGGGTACTCCTAGCCACTCCTCTTGGTTGGCCACAAGAAGTAGTTTACAAAAAGCATTTCGAGGGACTGGTATCTGATGGTGAAGATTATAAATGGAGAGGAGATGGCTATTGTCATTATTTTACCTCATCAGAGCTTGAGTCCATTTTTACCAAAAAAGATGTGCAAATTCTTGAGAAAGTGGGTCTTGAAGGCTTAAATGTAAATCCTGAAGCGACAAATAAATTTGCAAAGAAATATCCAAAAGCATGGAAAAATTGGTTAGCCATTCATAACAAAATTTGCACCGATCCAATAATTGTTGATTTAAGTGGACATATGATGATAATTGTTAAGAAAAAATAG
- a CDS encoding tyrosine-type recombinase/integrase has product MKKEITATVRELKIRNYSSKTIKSYTSGIQKYFRFKKNNFQQLDIHNIQNFLLSCSDKGLSAKTRDLYLNSIKFYYHNVIKTSKKVDIKSAKQNKSLPVILNRKEITKLSEVINNPKHKLIILLAYGAGLRVSEVVNLKVKDVDIDNLTLHIKKAKGKKDRITIIPEKIKDDLKLIINSRDQNEYVFTSERGGNLTTRTAQKIFTNALKKAGIKKETTFHSLRHSFATHLLENGVDIRYVQELLGHQNIRTTQRYTQVTNPKLKNIKSPL; this is encoded by the coding sequence ATGAAAAAAGAAATTACAGCAACTGTACGAGAATTAAAAATTCGCAATTACAGTTCTAAAACAATAAAAAGCTACACTAGTGGAATTCAAAAATACTTTCGGTTCAAGAAAAATAATTTCCAACAGCTAGATATCCACAATATACAAAACTTTTTACTCTCCTGTTCAGATAAAGGACTGTCTGCTAAGACAAGAGATCTATATTTGAATTCAATTAAATTCTATTACCACAACGTCATTAAAACTTCAAAAAAGGTAGACATCAAATCTGCAAAACAAAATAAAAGTCTCCCTGTTATATTGAATCGCAAGGAAATCACAAAGTTGAGTGAAGTCATAAATAACCCCAAACACAAATTAATCATCTTGCTAGCATATGGAGCAGGATTAAGAGTTAGCGAAGTCGTCAACTTAAAGGTCAAGGACGTAGATATTGATAATCTCACACTCCATATTAAGAAAGCCAAGGGGAAAAAGGATAGAATTACTATTATCCCAGAAAAAATTAAGGATGATCTGAAATTGATAATTAATTCAAGAGATCAAAACGAATATGTTTTTACAAGTGAACGAGGAGGAAATCTTACAACTCGTACTGCACAAAAGATTTTTACTAATGCTCTGAAAAAAGCAGGAATTAAGAAGGAGACGACATTTCATTCACTACGCCATAGCTTTGCAACTCACTTACTAGAAAACGGAGTTGATATCAGATATGTTCAAGAATTACTTGGTCATCAAAATATTAGAACCACACAAAGATATACTCAAGTTACAAATCCGAAACTAAAAAACATTAAAAGTCCCCTCTGA